The following are encoded in a window of Danio aesculapii chromosome 12, fDanAes4.1, whole genome shotgun sequence genomic DNA:
- the socs5a gene encoding suppressor of cytokine signaling 5a, which produces MEKVGKVWSNLKRGCQSLLHTDGGSRVETSPQLQPQTDTVCHSVDRAQGDITLEANSPSSSVAALPLVAWRTSGSVTRRGHNCVADVPQILEITVEQDADDARAPLGARRDSYSRHAPWSGKKRHSCSTKAQSSLETTDRQSGRSRRRHGTGNSPEELESGTTRSIRQQIHDTVGLCLPLRSSSRNTHLPPPKRKIQITELMLETCPFAPGSDLARKWHLIKQHTAPINMIPLDSSSDACGATCASPEDEEERLRERRRLSIEEGVDPPPDAQIHTVEAITAPLASLYKLGPKLAPGMGEAVGDSRGAAAAANCDSEDDETTTLCLQARKPKQWHASGEGHLSSKQPGPWKVHTQIDYIHCLVPDLLQITALPCYWGVMDRYEAEALLDGRPEGTFLLRDSAQEDYLFSVSFRRYGRSLHARIEQWNHNFSFDAHDPCVFHAATVTALLEHYKDPSACMFFEPLLTVPLHRTFPFGLQSLARAAICHGITYDGIGALPLPPALQDYLREYHYKQRVRVRWLEREPVKAK; this is translated from the coding sequence ATGGAGAAGGTTGGCAAGGTGTGGAGCAACCTGAAGAGAGGGTGTCAGTCTCTGCTTCACACAGATGGGGGTTCTCGTGTTGAAACATCGCCACAGCTTCAACCGCAAACAGATACAGTGTGCCATAGTGTGGACAGAGCCCAGGGAGATATCACCCTAGAGGCCAACAGTCCCTCTAGCAGTGTAGCAGCACTTCCTCTAGTGGCATGGAGGACCAGTGGGAGTGTGACACGACGGGGCCATAACTGTGTAGCAGATGTACCCCAGATACTGGAGATCACTGTCGAGCAGGATGCTGATGATGCTCGTGCTCCACTGGGAGCCCGCAGAGACTCCTATTCACGTCATGCACCTTGGAGCGGAAAAAAGAGACACTCTTGTTCTACTAAGGCTCAGAGTTCTCTAGAAACCACAGACCGGCAATCAGGCCGGTCTCGGCGCAGACATGGGACTGGTAACAGCCCAGAGGAGTTGGAGTCAGGGACAACACGTTCAATTCGCCAGCAAATCCATGATACTGTGGGCCTATGCCTCCCACTACGCTCATCTTCTCGAAATACTCACCTTCCACCACCCAAACGCAAAATACAAATTACGGAGCTGATGCTGGAGACATGCCCATTTGCACCAGGATCAGACCTTGCCAGAAAGTGGCACCTTATTAAACAACACACTGCACCCATCAACATGATTCCATTGGATTCATCTTCTGATGCATGTGGTGCTACCTGTGCATCCCCGGAAGATGAAGAGGAGCGTTTGCGAGAAAGAAGGCGACTTAGCATTGAGGAGGGTGTGGACCCACCTCCAGATGCTCAGATCCACACAGTGGAGGCCATCACAGCCCCCTTAGCTTCTCTTTATAAGCTAGGACCGAAGCTTGCTCCAGGAATGGGTGAGGCCGTAGGCGATAGTCgaggtgcagcagcagcagctaaCTGTGACTCTGAGGACGATGAAACCACCACACTTTGCTTGCAAGCTCGCAAACCCAAGCAGTGGCATGCTTCAGGAGAGGGCCATCTGAGCAGCAAGCAACCGGGTCCTTGGAAAGTGCACACCCAGATTGACTATATTCACTGCTTGGTTCCAGATCTGCTGCAGATCACAGCCCTTCCCTGTTACTGGGGTGTGATGGACCGTTACGAGGCTGAAGCATTGCTAGATGGTCGACCAGAGGGAACTTTTTTGCTGCGTGACTCTGCTCAGGAAGACTACCTATTTTCTGTTAGCTTCCGCAGATATGGTCGTTCGCTACACGCACGCATTGAGCAATGGAATCACAACTTCAGCTTTGATGCACACGACCCCTGCGTGTTCCATGCAGCCACTGTCACCGCACTCTTGGAGCACTACAAGGACCCTAGCGCTTGCATGTTTTTTGAGCCATTGCTCACTGTGCCTCTGCACCGGACCTTCCCATTTGGCCTGCAAAGCCTGGCTCGAGCTGCAATTTGCCATGGGATCACCTACGATGGCATCGGGGCACTACCACTGCCCCCTGCTCTGCAGGACTACCTCAGGGAGTATCACTATAAACAGAGGGTGCGTGTACGCTGGCTTGAGCGAGAGCCGGTCAAGGCCAAGTGA